The Clostridia bacterium DNA segment CGGCGTAGAAGCGACCGTCCTCTTCGGTCAATTCTTCGGCGACGATCGTCCAGCCCCTCGCCACTGCCCAGCGGCGCATGAACGGCAGCGCCTGCACGGGTTGAAGGACAAGCCGCCCTGCGGACGCCGCGACCTCTGCGCCCTCGTCGATCACGCGCGCGATCGTGCGCCCGCTCATGCCCGCGAGCACGATCGCGCCCGCCTCGCCCGGCCGGAGCGGCGCCAGCCCCTCGCCCACACGGACGTCGAGAAGGCCGGCCACGCCGTGCCGCTCGGCGAGCCGTCGCGCCTGCTCGGCCGCCTGCGGGAGCCGGTCGGTGGCGATCGCCCTCGGGATGCGACCGGCCGCGAGCAGGTGCACCGGCAGGAGGCCATGGTCCGTCCCGACGTCCGCCACGACCGCGCCCTCCGGCAACAGGCGGGCTACCATGGAGAGCCGCGGCGAAAGCGCCGGCGGAGCCGTCATGCTCGTCCCTCCGCGACCATTTTGCCCGAGCCGGCGAGCGCTTCAGAATGAGATCGACAGCACGGTGGCGACCAGCGCCACGCCGTTGAACATCGCGTGCGCGACCGTGGACGCGACGAGCGAGCCCGTCTTCGCATAGATCCACGCGAAGCCGAAACCGGTGACGGCCAGCGGGACCATCAGCGTGAGCGAGACGTGGGCGGCGGCGAAGAGCAGCGAGCTGACCACGGCGGCGACCCAGAAACCACGGGGCCTGAGCCACTCGAACAACAGGCCACGGTAGAACAGCTCTTCCGCCAGCGGTGCGGCCAGGACCACGGCCGCGAAGAGGCCGGCGAGGGCGAGTGGGTCGCGAAACGCCGACGGGTCGGTGAGAAGCGGGTTGTTCTGCTCGATGCTCGGCACGAACCGCGACTCGACGTACGTGACCACGTCACTCGCAAGCTTCACGCCGAGCCCGCCGAGCACGCCCCAGACGAGGACGGCGTCGCGCCCCGGCCACCGGTACAGCGCCCACGCCTGCGCGGCCGCCTTCCGTGCAGCCAGCCACAGCCACTCGAC contains these protein-coding regions:
- a CDS encoding SAM-dependent methyltransferase; amino-acid sequence: MTAPPALSPRLSMVARLLPEGAVVADVGTDHGLLPVHLLAAGRIPRAIATDRLPQAAEQARRLAERHGVAGLLDVRVGEGLAPLRPGEAGAIVLAGMSGRTIARVIDEGAEVAASAGRLVLQPVQALPFMRRWAVARGWTIVAEELTEEDGRFYAAVALSGPPAGEARLPAHMLDKAVAEGVGFPPSVPAEYVWTVGPLLWRVRHPLLAASLRARARRHRETAMAIVPRGPRSEEARRRHLDAAAALEELANHVRGGTRRKDPSDP
- a CDS encoding CPBP family intramembrane metalloprotease; protein product: MTVLAERTRWTGWDLLLIYVVSQVGVALIIALSTVLGSLAGAGSRELGRLVLLLAYLVSSPFLLGVEWLWLAARKAAAQAWALYRWPGRDAVLVWGVLGGLGVKLASDVVTYVESRFVPSIEQNNPLLTDPSAFRDPLALAGLFAAVVLAAPLAEELFYRGLLFEWLRPRGFWVAAVVSSLLFAAAHVSLTLMVPLAVTGFGFAWIYAKTGSLVASTVAHAMFNGVALVATVLSISF